Proteins co-encoded in one Microbacterium hydrocarbonoxydans genomic window:
- a CDS encoding acetate kinase, whose translation MTAILVINSGSSSLKYSLIDIEKENELASGLIERIGQDAGAITHTVRPDAAAGAVVTMLDGSYEQERPVADHAEAFSVMLEQFEAHGPSLAERAPAAVGHRVVHGGARFYAPTLVTPDVERQIDELAVLAPLHNPANLAGILAAKAVFTDVPHVAVFDTAFHQTLPPAAYTYAIDAELAARHRVRRYGFHGTSHQFVSESAAAFLGRDLGTLRQLVFHLGNGASVTAIDGGRSVETSMGLTPLEGLVMGTRSGDLDPAALVHLSRRAGYSIDDLDALLNSRSGLKGLAGHSDMRDILAGRDAGDEAATLAFDVYIHRLRAYAGSYIAQLGGVDVISFTAGVGENAAAVRAEAMATLGFAGVEIDAGRNAARARGVRRISTDASPVSVLVVPTNEELEIARQTSRML comes from the coding sequence GTGACCGCGATCCTCGTGATCAACAGCGGGTCGTCCTCGCTGAAGTACAGCCTGATCGACATCGAGAAGGAGAATGAGCTCGCGAGCGGGCTGATCGAGCGCATCGGACAGGATGCGGGCGCGATCACGCACACCGTGCGGCCCGACGCGGCCGCCGGTGCCGTGGTGACCATGCTCGACGGCTCGTACGAGCAGGAACGCCCGGTCGCCGACCACGCCGAGGCGTTCTCGGTCATGCTCGAGCAGTTCGAGGCGCACGGCCCGTCGCTCGCAGAGCGGGCACCGGCTGCGGTGGGGCACCGCGTCGTGCACGGCGGCGCGCGCTTCTACGCTCCGACCCTGGTGACGCCGGATGTCGAGCGGCAGATCGACGAGCTCGCGGTGCTCGCCCCGCTGCACAATCCCGCCAACCTCGCCGGCATCCTCGCGGCGAAGGCGGTGTTCACCGACGTGCCGCATGTCGCGGTGTTCGACACGGCCTTCCACCAGACGCTGCCACCGGCGGCCTACACGTACGCCATCGACGCCGAGCTCGCTGCGCGGCATCGCGTGCGGCGCTACGGATTCCACGGCACGAGTCATCAGTTCGTGAGCGAATCGGCGGCCGCCTTCCTCGGACGCGACCTGGGCACGCTGCGTCAGCTCGTCTTCCATCTGGGCAACGGCGCCTCGGTCACCGCGATCGACGGCGGACGCTCGGTCGAGACGTCGATGGGCCTCACGCCGCTCGAGGGCCTCGTCATGGGAACGCGTTCGGGCGACCTCGATCCGGCCGCCCTCGTGCACCTCTCGCGCCGCGCCGGGTACTCGATCGACGACCTCGACGCGCTGCTGAACTCCCGCAGCGGCCTCAAAGGTCTCGCGGGGCACAGCGACATGCGCGACATCCTGGCGGGACGCGACGCCGGCGACGAGGCCGCCACGCTGGCTTTCGACGTGTACATCCACCGTCTGCGCGCCTACGCCGGCTCGTACATCGCCCAGCTCGGCGGAGTCGACGTGATCTCTTTCACCGCGGGTGTCGGCGAGAACGCTGCTGCCGTGCGCGCCGAGGCGATGGCGACGCTCGGGTTCGCCGGTGTCGAGATCGACGCAGGACGCAATGCGGCGCGGGCCAGGGGCGTGCGCCGCATCTCGACCGACGCCTCGCCCGTGTCGGTGCTCGTGGTGCCCACGAACGAGGAGCTCGAGATCGCCCGCCAGACCTCGCGGATGCTCTGA
- a CDS encoding HAD-IA family hydrolase produces the protein MPEALPDLLRADGVLFDLDGVLTPTAEVHMRAWKVVFDDVFARWGIEAPYTDADYFDYVDGKKRYDGVASLLHSRNVEVPWGSVDDPPEAETICGIGNRKNAAFATSLRAEGIAPYPGSLALVEKLSAAGIPLGVVSSSKNAEEVLGAAGIRSFFRIVVDGVVAERDGLASKPAADMFAAGAVALGVDPATSVAVEDATSGAASAAAAGFATVVGVDRGTGADALRAAGATVVVDDLDAFLSAAGDADAASRTDSDSDSDSEETA, from the coding sequence GTGCCCGAAGCACTGCCCGACCTGCTCCGCGCCGACGGGGTCCTGTTCGACCTCGACGGCGTGCTCACCCCGACCGCCGAGGTGCACATGCGCGCCTGGAAGGTCGTGTTCGACGACGTGTTCGCCCGCTGGGGCATCGAAGCGCCGTACACCGACGCCGACTACTTCGACTACGTCGACGGCAAGAAGCGCTACGACGGCGTCGCGAGCCTGCTGCACAGTCGCAACGTCGAGGTGCCGTGGGGATCCGTCGACGATCCGCCCGAGGCCGAGACGATCTGCGGCATCGGCAACCGCAAGAACGCGGCCTTCGCGACGTCGCTGCGCGCCGAGGGGATCGCTCCCTACCCGGGTTCGCTCGCGCTCGTCGAGAAGCTCTCGGCCGCCGGCATCCCGCTCGGGGTCGTGTCGAGCTCGAAGAACGCCGAAGAGGTGCTGGGTGCCGCCGGCATCCGCTCTTTCTTCCGCATCGTGGTCGACGGGGTGGTCGCGGAGCGCGACGGCCTCGCCTCCAAGCCCGCCGCCGACATGTTCGCGGCCGGCGCCGTCGCGCTCGGGGTCGACCCGGCCACGAGCGTCGCCGTCGAGGATGCGACCTCGGGGGCTGCCTCGGCTGCGGCGGCCGGGTTCGCGACCGTGGTCGGCGTCGACCGCGGCACCGGTGCCGATGCGCTGCGCGCCGCAGGCGCGACGGTCGTCGTCGACGATCTCGATGCGTTCCTCTCCGCCGCAGGCGACGCCGACGCCGCCTCCCGCACCGACTCCGACTCCGACTCCGACTCCGAGGAGACCGCATGA
- a CDS encoding glycoside hydrolase family 65 protein, with protein sequence MIDRERFPVDPWRLIETRYSESGVAETLFSVGNGYLGLRGNHIEGRGAHEHGTFINGLHETWPIRHAEQAYGFAEVGQTIVNAPDAKVMRVYVDDEPISFDEADVREYRRTLDMRTGVLERIVVWETPSGKRVRMRDERIVSFEERHLAVLRLEVVVENADAPVTVSCQMINRQDGAGVYAGTPVEAKSGFDPRKAEKIAERVLEPAEHWQDGLRSALSYSVAASGMTVAVVADHVIETENDYTSRTLIEEDISKNVFRVQAKAGVPITVTKLVSYHTSRGVPPRELVDRCRRSLDRVRVEGVDAQFERQAAWLAAFWERSDVQIGGHDDIQQATRWCLLQLAQASARADGTGVPAKGVSGSGYSGHYFWDTEIYVLPFLTYTSPQWARNALRARVLMLPAARRRAAQLNEAGALFPWRTINGEEASAYYAAGTAQYHINADVSFALGKYVRATGDDDFLRREGIDIAIETARLWATLGFWRTSRIVADTADDDGIETFHIHGVTGPDEYTTVVNDNLYTNVMARYNLRYAARVVREAREANGEEFARVVERTGLAEGEAEGWDRAADAMFIPFSESLGIHPQDSLFLEREVWDLAHTPKEQRPLLLHFHPLVIYRFQVLKQADVVLALFLQGNHFTPEEKKADFDYYDPLTTGDSTLSAVVQSILAAEVGYQDLALQYFRQSLFVDLHDLHHNAADGVHVASAGGVWTALVCGFGGMRDYAGELSFDPRLPADWPSLSFPLQWQGSAVQVTITADELRVHVSTGEPVPFSVRDVAYIATVGDDVVVPLADQGPILSGRPTLRQFADALREDGTRLSASVPVITTAIPIIEPTD encoded by the coding sequence ATGATCGACCGCGAACGCTTCCCCGTCGACCCCTGGCGTCTCATCGAGACGCGCTACTCCGAGAGCGGCGTGGCAGAGACTCTCTTCAGCGTGGGCAACGGCTACCTCGGTCTGCGCGGCAACCACATCGAGGGTCGGGGAGCGCACGAGCACGGCACGTTCATCAACGGTCTGCACGAGACGTGGCCCATCCGGCACGCCGAGCAGGCCTACGGCTTCGCAGAGGTCGGGCAGACGATCGTCAACGCGCCCGACGCCAAGGTCATGCGCGTGTACGTCGACGACGAGCCGATCTCCTTCGACGAGGCCGACGTGCGCGAGTACCGCCGCACGCTCGACATGCGCACGGGTGTTCTCGAGCGGATCGTCGTCTGGGAGACCCCGTCGGGCAAGCGGGTGCGCATGCGCGACGAGCGCATCGTCAGCTTCGAGGAGCGGCACCTCGCCGTGCTCCGCCTCGAGGTCGTCGTCGAGAACGCCGACGCTCCCGTGACCGTCAGCTGCCAGATGATCAACCGCCAGGACGGCGCCGGTGTCTACGCCGGCACGCCCGTCGAGGCGAAGAGCGGCTTCGACCCTCGCAAGGCCGAGAAGATCGCCGAGCGTGTCCTCGAACCGGCCGAGCACTGGCAGGACGGGCTGCGCTCGGCACTGTCGTACTCGGTCGCAGCCTCCGGCATGACGGTCGCCGTCGTCGCCGATCATGTGATCGAGACCGAGAACGACTACACCTCGCGCACGCTCATCGAGGAGGACATCTCGAAGAACGTCTTCCGCGTGCAGGCGAAGGCGGGTGTGCCGATCACCGTGACCAAGCTCGTCAGCTACCACACCTCCCGCGGTGTGCCGCCGCGCGAGCTGGTCGACCGCTGCCGTCGGTCGCTCGACCGGGTGCGTGTCGAGGGCGTCGATGCCCAGTTCGAGCGCCAGGCCGCATGGCTCGCCGCTTTCTGGGAACGCAGCGACGTGCAGATCGGCGGTCACGACGACATCCAGCAGGCCACTCGCTGGTGCCTGCTGCAGCTCGCTCAGGCCTCGGCCCGCGCCGACGGGACGGGCGTGCCCGCGAAGGGCGTCTCGGGCTCGGGATACAGCGGCCACTACTTCTGGGACACCGAGATCTACGTGCTCCCGTTCCTGACCTACACCTCGCCGCAGTGGGCGCGCAACGCGCTGCGGGCGCGTGTGCTCATGCTGCCGGCCGCCCGCCGCAGGGCGGCTCAGCTCAACGAGGCCGGTGCGCTGTTCCCGTGGCGCACCATCAACGGCGAGGAGGCCTCGGCCTACTACGCTGCGGGCACCGCGCAGTACCACATCAACGCCGACGTCAGCTTCGCGCTCGGCAAGTACGTGCGTGCGACCGGCGACGACGACTTCCTGCGTCGCGAGGGCATCGACATCGCGATCGAGACCGCTCGCCTGTGGGCGACGCTCGGCTTCTGGCGCACTTCGCGCATCGTCGCCGACACTGCCGACGACGACGGCATCGAGACGTTCCACATCCACGGCGTCACCGGGCCCGACGAGTACACGACGGTCGTGAACGACAACCTGTACACGAACGTCATGGCGCGCTACAACCTCCGCTATGCGGCTCGGGTGGTGCGCGAGGCTCGCGAGGCGAACGGCGAGGAGTTCGCCAGGGTCGTCGAGCGCACCGGCCTCGCTGAGGGCGAGGCCGAGGGCTGGGATCGGGCTGCCGACGCCATGTTCATCCCGTTCAGCGAGAGCCTGGGCATCCACCCCCAGGACTCGCTGTTCCTCGAGCGCGAGGTCTGGGATCTCGCACACACCCCGAAGGAGCAGCGGCCCCTGCTGCTGCACTTCCACCCGCTCGTGATCTACCGCTTCCAGGTGCTCAAGCAGGCGGATGTCGTGCTCGCGCTGTTCCTGCAGGGCAACCACTTCACGCCCGAGGAGAAGAAGGCCGACTTCGACTACTACGACCCGCTGACCACCGGCGATTCCACGCTGTCGGCGGTCGTGCAGTCGATCCTCGCCGCCGAGGTCGGCTACCAGGACCTCGCTCTGCAGTACTTCAGGCAGTCGCTGTTCGTCGACCTGCACGACCTGCACCACAACGCCGCCGACGGCGTGCACGTGGCATCCGCGGGCGGAGTGTGGACGGCGCTCGTCTGCGGCTTCGGCGGCATGCGCGACTACGCCGGAGAGCTGAGCTTCGACCCGCGTCTGCCTGCGGACTGGCCGTCGCTGTCCTTCCCGCTGCAGTGGCAGGGGTCTGCCGTGCAGGTCACGATCACCGCCGACGAGCTGCGCGTGCACGTGAGCACCGGCGAGCCCGTGCCGTTCAGCGTGCGCGATGTCGCCTACATCGCGACGGTCGGTGACGACGTGGTCGTCCCGCTCGCAGACCAGGGTCCGATCCTCTCGGGGCGTCCCACGCTGCGACAGTTCGCAGACGCGCTCCGCGAGGACGGCACCCGTCTGTCGGCATCCGTCCCGGTGATCACCACTGCGATCCCGATCATCGAACCGACCGACTGA
- a CDS encoding DUF2207 domain-containing protein has protein sequence MLITAALFGLVPGALLLVLAVLERARSVQRVASPGPRFAPAERATVLSDALLLNADRKAVAAALIDLAVRRKVRLLVDSDAVDSGGSSRRAPVGIEIVEGVAFTPEELGVLEALFGPDHTPGRVRRFGSDARALHRRVRGVIDEAEKGLASAGLIDRGRRGWATFLIRVAAVLVAGVCLLLLLAAWAVSEPGAALYAVLILGLLVAIAAIVIAPRPWRRFRPDAQARREHLAGMREYIALAEAEPLRFSQSVDGADVRADVSPEASSARLQRFLLNERLLPYAVLFGLERSWAAVLQTESRELRVAEGIDGAMEVAGAVIEVIQLAGGVVQLVNAVGDLVDATGGVVEVVGGVFEAVSS, from the coding sequence GTGCTGATAACGGCGGCGCTCTTCGGGCTCGTGCCCGGAGCGCTCCTGCTCGTGCTCGCGGTGCTCGAGCGTGCGCGGTCGGTGCAGCGAGTCGCGTCTCCCGGGCCGCGGTTCGCGCCGGCAGAGCGCGCCACCGTGCTGTCCGACGCGCTGCTGCTGAACGCGGACCGCAAGGCGGTCGCGGCTGCTCTGATCGACCTGGCCGTGCGACGCAAGGTGCGGCTGCTGGTCGACTCCGACGCCGTGGATTCCGGTGGGTCGAGCCGACGTGCGCCGGTCGGCATCGAGATCGTCGAGGGTGTGGCATTCACACCCGAAGAGCTCGGAGTGCTCGAAGCGCTGTTCGGCCCGGATCACACGCCGGGGCGGGTGCGCAGGTTCGGTTCGGATGCTCGGGCGCTGCACCGCCGGGTGCGCGGCGTCATCGACGAGGCCGAGAAGGGGCTCGCGTCGGCGGGGCTCATCGATCGCGGCCGACGCGGCTGGGCCACGTTCCTGATCCGGGTCGCCGCGGTGCTGGTGGCGGGCGTCTGCCTCCTGCTCCTCCTCGCCGCCTGGGCGGTGAGCGAACCGGGTGCCGCTCTCTACGCCGTGCTGATCCTCGGCCTGCTCGTCGCGATCGCCGCGATCGTGATCGCTCCGCGACCGTGGCGCCGGTTCCGACCGGATGCGCAGGCGAGGCGGGAACATCTTGCAGGCATGCGCGAGTACATCGCCCTCGCCGAGGCGGAGCCGCTGCGGTTCTCGCAATCGGTCGACGGGGCCGATGTGCGAGCCGATGTCTCGCCGGAGGCGTCGAGCGCTCGGCTGCAGAGGTTCCTGCTGAACGAGCGGCTGCTGCCCTATGCGGTGCTCTTCGGCCTCGAACGATCATGGGCGGCCGTGCTGCAGACCGAGTCGCGCGAGCTGCGTGTCGCGGAGGGGATCGACGGCGCCATGGAGGTGGCGGGCGCGGTGATCGAGGTGATCCAGCTGGCCGGTGGCGTCGTGCAGCTCGTGAACGCAGTGGGCGACCTCGTCGACGCCACGGGCGGGGTCGTCGAGGTCGTCGGGGGCGTCTTCGAGGCCGTGTCGTCGTGA
- a CDS encoding DNA polymerase III subunit gamma and tau, translating to MTTALYRRYRPESFGEMIGQSQVTDPLMTALRGDRVGHAYLFSGPRGCGKTTSARILARCLNCAEGPTDVPCGTCPSCVELSRAGGGSLDVVEIDAASHNGVDDARDLRERATFAPSRDRYKIFILDEAHMVTPQGFNALLKLVEEPPEHVKFIFATTEPEKVLGTIRSRTHHYPFRLVPPAAMLEYVEKLCVEEGVVAERGVLPLVVRAGGGSPRDTLSLLDQLIAGSDSPAGSETVTVAYERAVALLGYTHAALLDEIVDALAAGDAAAAFPAIDRVVQTGQDPRRFVDDLLERLRDLIVIAAVGDGASSVLRGLAEDDLARMRTQADSFGAARLSRTADVVSAALDDMSGATSPRLHLELMVARVLAGSADAAVAVGVPAATPKADAAPAAVAPRTSAPAVAAQTEAARPEQTPAAAPAPAPVVVESVGSSIHAAPVESVGSDSPGLVAADVAEATEVAIEESELEASELRASAPAEPAGPVTFGRITESWPGVLKRLEGLSRTSWLLATAVQPLAYDTESEVLTLGFASQHDVAKFKGTTPGAGPSDHLRMAIEHEVGVKVKYRPAPMPAGGAPRQPSSPSSGAPAADAPASEPASARSPRPQTSSASAASVTEWAVARIPASIEPVAMPSPGVEAAVDAEAPAAPAPTSAPATPAAAVATSAVPGASPAAPGRAASSTAPTPSRERDEPPYPVDDEPPYYDDEPPYDPAYEPTPTQAAAAHAAPAPAAPARAGAAAAAPAGAHASASGRPTSSAAPTTHAASAAPTITERTPAGGVQRYGEAVIRQVLGATFVREEPYEPPTRFS from the coding sequence GTGACCACAGCCCTCTACCGCCGCTACCGCCCCGAGTCGTTCGGCGAGATGATCGGGCAGTCCCAGGTGACCGATCCGCTCATGACCGCCCTCCGCGGCGACCGGGTCGGACACGCATATCTCTTCTCGGGTCCCCGCGGCTGCGGCAAGACCACCTCGGCGCGCATCCTCGCGCGGTGCCTCAACTGCGCCGAGGGTCCGACCGACGTCCCGTGCGGCACGTGCCCCAGCTGCGTCGAACTGTCGCGCGCCGGCGGAGGATCCCTCGACGTCGTCGAGATCGACGCGGCGAGCCACAACGGTGTCGACGACGCTCGCGATCTGCGCGAACGCGCCACCTTCGCTCCCAGTCGTGACCGCTACAAGATCTTCATCCTCGACGAGGCCCACATGGTCACGCCGCAGGGATTCAACGCGCTGCTCAAGCTCGTCGAAGAGCCGCCCGAGCACGTCAAGTTCATCTTCGCGACGACCGAGCCCGAGAAGGTGCTCGGCACGATCCGCTCGCGCACGCATCACTACCCGTTCCGGCTGGTGCCGCCCGCGGCGATGCTCGAGTACGTCGAGAAGCTCTGCGTCGAAGAGGGCGTGGTCGCCGAACGCGGTGTCCTCCCTCTCGTCGTCCGCGCCGGCGGCGGGTCGCCACGAGACACCCTGTCGCTGCTCGATCAGCTGATCGCCGGTTCGGATTCGCCGGCGGGTTCCGAGACGGTCACGGTCGCGTACGAGCGCGCGGTCGCCCTGCTCGGCTACACGCACGCCGCGCTTCTCGACGAGATCGTCGATGCGCTCGCCGCGGGCGACGCGGCCGCCGCCTTCCCTGCGATCGACCGCGTCGTGCAGACGGGTCAGGATCCTCGTCGCTTCGTCGACGATCTGCTCGAGCGTCTGCGCGACCTGATCGTGATCGCGGCCGTGGGCGACGGAGCCTCCTCGGTGCTGCGCGGCCTCGCCGAAGACGACCTCGCCCGCATGCGCACGCAGGCCGACTCGTTCGGCGCAGCGCGCCTGTCGCGCACGGCCGACGTGGTCAGCGCCGCGCTGGACGACATGTCGGGGGCGACCTCTCCGCGGCTGCATCTCGAGCTCATGGTCGCGCGGGTCCTGGCCGGAAGCGCGGATGCCGCTGTCGCCGTCGGCGTCCCTGCGGCGACGCCGAAGGCCGATGCGGCACCCGCGGCCGTCGCGCCTCGAACGAGTGCGCCTGCCGTCGCGGCGCAGACCGAGGCGGCGCGGCCGGAGCAGACTCCGGCCGCCGCCCCTGCGCCCGCACCGGTCGTAGTCGAATCGGTCGGATCCTCGATCCACGCCGCCCCGGTCGAATCCGTCGGGTCCGACTCCCCGGGTCTGGTGGCCGCAGATGTCGCCGAGGCCACCGAAGTCGCCATCGAAGAATCCGAACTCGAAGCGTCCGAGCTGCGGGCATCCGCCCCGGCAGAGCCGGCGGGGCCGGTCACCTTCGGCCGTATCACCGAGTCGTGGCCCGGCGTCCTCAAGCGACTCGAGGGGCTCAGCCGCACGTCATGGCTGCTCGCGACGGCCGTGCAGCCGCTCGCGTACGACACCGAGTCCGAGGTGCTCACCCTCGGATTCGCGAGCCAGCACGACGTCGCGAAGTTCAAGGGAACGACGCCCGGTGCCGGGCCGTCCGACCACCTGCGCATGGCCATCGAGCACGAGGTCGGCGTCAAGGTCAAGTACCGCCCCGCGCCCATGCCCGCCGGAGGCGCTCCGCGTCAACCGTCGTCGCCCTCGTCGGGCGCGCCGGCCGCCGACGCTCCCGCATCGGAGCCTGCGTCAGCGCGTTCACCTCGCCCGCAGACCAGCAGCGCCTCGGCCGCATCCGTGACGGAGTGGGCGGTGGCGCGGATCCCGGCCTCGATCGAGCCCGTGGCGATGCCGTCGCCCGGTGTGGAGGCGGCAGTCGACGCCGAGGCGCCCGCCGCGCCTGCACCCACATCGGCGCCGGCCACCCCAGCGGCGGCAGTGGCCACGTCGGCTGTGCCTGGGGCCTCGCCCGCGGCGCCCGGGCGAGCGGCTTCGTCGACGGCCCCGACGCCCTCACGCGAACGCGACGAGCCCCCGTACCCGGTCGACGACGAACCGCCGTACTACGACGACGAGCCACCCTACGATCCCGCGTACGAGCCGACGCCGACCCAGGCCGCCGCAGCTCACGCGGCGCCGGCTCCGGCAGCGCCGGCCAGGGCAGGGGCGGCCGCGGCCGCACCGGCGGGTGCCCACGCATCCGCATCCGGTCGTCCCACATCCTCGGCGGCCCCGACGACTCACGCGGCATCCGCCGCGCCGACCATCACCGAGCGCACCCCGGCCGGTGGGGTGCAGCGCTACGGTGAGGCCGTGATCCGCCAGGTGCTCGGCGCGACGTTCGTGCGCGAAGAGCCCTACGAGCCCCCGACGAGGTTCTCCTGA
- the recR gene encoding recombination mediator RecR yields the protein MYDGIVQELIDEFGRLPGIGPKSAQRIAFHILQTPTFDVARLSELLVEIRVRVRFCEICGNVAEQERCVICRDPRRNATLICVVEDAKDVAAIERTREFRGLYHVLGGAISPIAGIGPDDLRIAQLMTRLADGTVQEVILATNPNLEGEATASYLSRLLTTMQITVSRLASGLPVGGDLEYADEVTLGRAFEGRRVL from the coding sequence ATGTATGACGGCATCGTCCAAGAGCTGATCGATGAATTCGGCCGCCTTCCCGGCATCGGGCCCAAGTCCGCTCAGCGCATCGCGTTCCACATCCTGCAGACGCCGACGTTCGACGTCGCGCGCCTCTCCGAGCTGCTGGTCGAGATCCGTGTGCGTGTGCGCTTCTGCGAGATCTGCGGCAATGTGGCAGAGCAGGAGCGCTGCGTCATCTGCCGCGACCCGCGCCGCAATGCCACTCTGATCTGCGTGGTCGAAGACGCGAAAGACGTCGCGGCCATCGAGCGCACCCGCGAGTTCCGAGGGCTGTATCACGTGCTGGGCGGGGCGATCAGTCCGATCGCCGGCATCGGCCCCGACGACCTGCGCATCGCACAGCTCATGACGCGTCTCGCCGACGGCACGGTGCAGGAGGTGATCCTGGCGACGAACCCCAATCTCGAGGGCGAGGCGACCGCCAGCTACCTCAGCCGCCTGCTCACGACCATGCAGATCACGGTGTCGCGCCTCGCTTCCGGGCTGCCGGTCGGTGGCGACCTCGAGTACGCCGACGAGGTCACGCTCGGGCGTGCATTCGAAGGCCGGCGCGTGCTGTGA
- a CDS encoding EamA family transporter: MTSQGGFSRRGWLLFGAMALLWGVPYLFISIAVESISPPAIVAGRTLIAALLLLPFAIRGGALRAAWTHWPWVLAFGLVEMAGPFVLLGHAEMTLPSGMTGLLVATVPLFAAVIALGGGDRGVLRPARATGLLVGFLGVAIVVAGPGLFGGEIGLLAAGEVLLVAILYAIAPFIVARKLAEVPSLGTITLSLLMIGAIYLPIGLLTQHRLPTLPSVAALVALAVICTAVAFLAFFALIREVGPVRAPLFTYVNPVVAIILGAIVLAEPLTPGLLIGFPLIIAGCWFAATGGRFRPPASTPDGLALTPTPPSL; encoded by the coding sequence GTGACCTCGCAGGGCGGCTTCTCGCGACGCGGATGGCTGCTCTTCGGGGCGATGGCACTGCTGTGGGGAGTGCCGTATCTCTTCATCAGCATCGCCGTCGAGTCGATCTCACCTCCGGCCATCGTCGCCGGCCGCACGCTGATCGCTGCTCTGCTGTTGCTTCCCTTCGCGATCCGTGGGGGTGCGCTGCGGGCCGCGTGGACGCACTGGCCGTGGGTCCTCGCTTTCGGACTCGTCGAGATGGCAGGCCCGTTCGTGCTGCTCGGCCACGCCGAGATGACGCTGCCGTCGGGCATGACCGGTCTGCTCGTGGCCACAGTGCCCCTGTTCGCTGCGGTCATCGCGCTCGGCGGGGGAGATCGGGGAGTGCTGCGTCCGGCGCGGGCGACCGGCCTCCTCGTCGGCTTCCTCGGCGTCGCGATCGTCGTCGCGGGCCCCGGACTGTTCGGCGGCGAGATCGGTCTGCTCGCTGCGGGGGAGGTGCTGCTCGTGGCGATCCTCTACGCGATCGCGCCGTTCATCGTCGCCCGCAAGCTCGCCGAGGTGCCGTCTCTGGGAACCATCACCCTGTCGCTGCTGATGATCGGCGCCATCTACCTGCCCATCGGTCTGCTCACCCAGCATCGGCTGCCCACTCTGCCGTCCGTCGCCGCCCTCGTGGCTCTCGCCGTCATCTGCACGGCGGTGGCGTTCCTCGCGTTCTTCGCCCTGATCCGCGAGGTCGGCCCGGTGCGCGCACCCCTGTTCACCTACGTGAACCCCGTCGTCGCGATCATCCTCGGAGCGATCGTGCTCGCCGAGCCCCTCACCCCCGGGTTGCTGATCGGCTTTCCGCTGATCATCGCGGGGTGCTGGTTCGCCGCCACGGGCGGACGCTTCCGCCCACCCGCATCAACCCCCGACGGTCTCGCACTCACGCCCACTCCGCCCTCCCTCTGA
- a CDS encoding aspartate kinase, translating into MALIVQKYGGSSVADAESIKRVAKRIVDTRRAGHDVVVAVSAMGDTTDELLDLANEVAPIPAPRELDMLLSSGERISMALLAMAIHSMGFEARSFTGSQAGMITDSHHGSARIVDVTPVRLREALDEGAIVIVAGFQGFNRDTRDITTLGRGGSDTTAVALAAALSADVCEIYSDVDGIFTADPRVIPKAQKLDHIGSEEMLELAANGAKVLYIRAVEYARRHGVLIHARSTFSSAEGTYVLGEGMKNPREAEGAAMEEPIVAGVATDFGQAKITVAGVPDVPGKAAEIFKIVAKSGANVDMIVQNVSAASTGRTDISFTVPKADAAAALKALAGEQIEVGFENLVHDDQIGKLSVVGAGMRTHSGVSAILFEALSAGGINIEMISTSEIRISVVLRDNELAEAARTVHAAYGLDGENEATVHAGTGR; encoded by the coding sequence GTGGCCCTCATCGTGCAGAAGTACGGCGGCTCGTCCGTCGCCGACGCAGAGAGCATCAAGCGCGTCGCCAAGCGCATCGTCGACACGCGTCGTGCCGGGCACGACGTCGTCGTCGCGGTCAGCGCGATGGGCGACACGACCGATGAACTGCTCGACCTCGCGAACGAGGTCGCGCCGATCCCGGCACCGCGCGAGCTCGACATGCTGCTCTCCAGCGGTGAGCGCATCTCGATGGCACTGCTCGCAATGGCGATCCACTCGATGGGGTTCGAGGCGCGTTCCTTCACCGGCAGCCAGGCGGGCATGATCACCGACTCGCATCACGGCTCCGCGCGCATCGTCGACGTCACCCCCGTGCGTCTGCGTGAGGCCCTCGACGAGGGGGCGATCGTCATCGTCGCCGGGTTCCAGGGATTCAACCGCGACACCCGCGACATCACCACGCTCGGCCGCGGCGGCTCCGACACCACGGCCGTCGCCCTCGCCGCCGCGCTGAGCGCCGATGTGTGCGAGATCTACAGCGACGTCGACGGCATCTTCACGGCAGACCCGCGCGTCATCCCCAAGGCGCAGAAGCTCGATCACATCGGCAGCGAAGAGATGCTCGAGCTCGCCGCCAACGGTGCCAAGGTGCTCTACATCCGCGCCGTCGAGTACGCACGCCGTCACGGCGTCCTGATCCACGCCCGCTCGACCTTCTCGTCGGCCGAGGGCACATACGTTCTGGGCGAGGGCATGAAGAACCCTCGCGAAGCCGAGGGAGCAGCCATGGAAGAACCGATCGTCGCCGGTGTCGCCACCGATTTCGGACAGGCCAAGATCACCGTCGCCGGAGTGCCCGATGTGCCGGGCAAGGCTGCCGAGATCTTCAAGATCGTCGCCAAGTCCGGCGCGAACGTCGACATGATCGTCCAGAACGTGTCGGCGGCTTCCACCGGACGCACCGACATCTCGTTCACGGTTCCGAAGGCGGATGCGGCGGCTGCCCTCAAGGCGCTCGCGGGCGAGCAGATCGAGGTCGGTTTCGAGAACCTGGTGCACGACGACCAGATCGGCAAGCTCTCGGTGGTCGGCGCGGGCATGCGCACCCACTCCGGCGTCTCCGCGATCCTGTTCGAGGCGCTGTCGGCGGGTGGCATCAACATCGAGATGATCTCGACCTCCGAGATCCGCATCTCGGTCGTGCTGCGCGACAACGAGCTCGCCGAGGCGGCACGCACCGTGCACGCCGCGTACGGCCTCGACGGCGAGAACGAGGCGACTGTTCACGCGGGCACCGGCCGCTGA